One uncultured Caproiciproducens sp. DNA segment encodes these proteins:
- a CDS encoding barstar family protein codes for MNCTKYFIPKQRVLNFSKCQYLGEIHQVIQRELELPEWYGQNLDALWDSITGIMYVPVDITIIFKPETQKSEELASEISKIIDVFKEAAQEYNEITLRVEM; via the coding sequence ATGAATTGTACGAAATATTTTATTCCCAAGCAGCGAGTTCTAAATTTCTCGAAATGTCAGTATTTAGGCGAAATTCATCAAGTTATACAACGGGAGTTGGAGTTGCCTGAGTGGTATGGTCAAAACTTAGATGCGCTTTGGGATTCTATAACCGGAATCATGTATGTTCCAGTAGACATAACCATTATATTCAAGCCAGAAACGCAGAAATCTGAAGAGTTAGCTTCTGAAATCAGTAAAATAATTGATGTTTTTAAAGAGGCTGCCCAAGAGTATAATGAGATCACTTTACGTGTTGAGATGTAG
- a CDS encoding Fe-S cluster assembly sulfur transfer protein SufU codes for MELKQLYTQILTEHNNSSRNKHHIENPTTVLKGVNPSCGDEIELELRIKDDVIEDAAFTGIGCAISQASASIMIDLIKGGPVDEALKLAKTFLGMIKNKITDEKQLEALDEAIAFRDISHMPARVKCAVLGWHTLENAVEEDGHKHSSD; via the coding sequence ATGGAGCTTAAACAGCTGTACACACAAATTTTAACGGAGCATAACAACTCCAGCCGCAATAAGCATCATATTGAGAATCCCACAACGGTGCTGAAAGGGGTAAATCCCAGCTGCGGCGATGAAATCGAACTGGAACTGCGCATCAAAGACGATGTTATTGAGGATGCCGCGTTTACCGGTATCGGCTGTGCGATTTCACAGGCCTCCGCTTCCATCATGATCGATCTGATCAAGGGCGGGCCCGTGGACGAAGCTTTAAAACTGGCCAAGACCTTTTTAGGCATGATTAAAAATAAAATTACGGATGAAAAACAGTTGGAAGCACTTGATGAAGCCATCGCGTTCCGGGATATTTCCCACATGCCCGCAAGGGTGAAATGCGCGGTTTTGGGCTGGCACACGCTCGAGAACGCCGTGGAAGAAGATGGGCACAAGCACAGCTCGGATTAA
- a CDS encoding SufD family Fe-S cluster assembly protein, whose translation MNMTLKQINSLPAPTWSWLGVNGTDISAEIPEILPFQNENIVTQIPKEVTVFSRELPVPTVETGLGADASNFVLDHRNCGITAVIPAGTHPEQPIYLSYRIDEANPAVVDMNTVVTEEGSEITVVMSYFSKEGVPGFHSGLTRLYAGKNAVIHLVQVQLLNDSCVNFDNIGAVVQENGGIDVVQVEFGAKTAFAGCKTRLLGKNSRMDLNTIYFGDRSRSLDMNDIAEHIGQKTHSEMNASGALLDESSKIFRGTIDFHKGAKQAVGHESEYSLLFSPKVRNRTAPLILCAEDDVEGQHAATTGKIDENKLFYLMSRGLDELAAKKLIIEAQFQPATAKIPDPALRRAVSDYVEKRLNRIESLSQ comes from the coding sequence ATGAATATGACTTTAAAACAGATCAACAGCCTGCCCGCCCCCACATGGAGCTGGCTTGGCGTAAACGGCACGGACATTTCGGCAGAAATACCGGAGATCCTGCCTTTTCAAAATGAAAATATTGTTACACAAATTCCAAAAGAAGTGACGGTTTTCAGCCGAGAACTTCCCGTTCCGACCGTTGAAACAGGACTGGGCGCCGATGCCTCGAATTTCGTACTGGATCACCGGAATTGCGGAATCACCGCCGTTATTCCCGCGGGAACCCATCCGGAGCAGCCGATTTATCTGTCTTACCGGATTGATGAAGCCAACCCTGCCGTTGTGGATATGAATACGGTGGTCACGGAAGAAGGAAGCGAAATTACGGTCGTAATGAGCTATTTTTCCAAAGAAGGAGTTCCCGGTTTTCACAGCGGGCTGACGAGATTGTATGCGGGGAAAAATGCAGTCATTCATCTGGTGCAGGTACAGCTGCTCAATGACAGCTGCGTGAATTTTGACAATATCGGCGCGGTGGTTCAGGAAAACGGCGGCATCGATGTGGTTCAGGTGGAATTTGGAGCCAAAACCGCATTTGCAGGCTGTAAAACCCGCCTGCTGGGAAAAAACAGCCGAATGGACTTGAACACGATTTATTTCGGCGACCGCAGCCGTTCCCTTGATATGAATGATATTGCCGAACACATCGGCCAGAAAACACACAGCGAAATGAACGCGTCCGGTGCGCTGCTGGATGAAAGCAGCAAAATCTTCCGCGGCACTATCGATTTTCACAAAGGAGCAAAACAGGCCGTCGGGCATGAAAGTGAATACAGCCTGCTGTTCAGCCCGAAGGTGCGCAACCGCACCGCACCGCTGATTTTATGCGCAGAAGATGATGTAGAAGGTCAGCACGCCGCGACAACCGGAAAGATTGACGAAAACAAGCTGTTTTATCTGATGTCGCGCGGACTGGATGAGCTTGCCGCCAAAAAGCTGATAATAGAAGCGCAGTTCCAACCTGCGACAGCGAAAATTCCGGACCCCGCGCTAAGGCGCGCCGTGTCTGACTATGTGGAAAAGAGGCTGAACAGAATTGAATCCTTATCTCAATGA
- the gpmA gene encoding 2,3-diphosphoglycerate-dependent phosphoglycerate mutase gives MKLVLVRHGESEWNQKNLFSGWADVCLSENGRREAEEAGILLKKEGYDFDVCYTSYLKRAIQTLNLLLEQLDREWLPVIKSWKLNERHYGALQGLNKAETAQKYGENQVKIWRRSFDVRPPVLSEDDTRNPRFDPQYRNENKQELPVCESLKDTIERVLPYFNLMIKQDMQDGKKVLIAAHGNSIRALVKHFDNLTEDEIMEVNIPTGVPLVYEFDNAFHPVKKYYLGDQELLKAKIERVANQGKSSPGK, from the coding sequence ATGAAACTGGTTTTAGTTCGGCATGGCGAGAGCGAATGGAATCAGAAAAATCTTTTTTCAGGCTGGGCGGATGTCTGCCTTTCGGAAAACGGAAGGCGCGAGGCGGAAGAAGCCGGCATTCTATTAAAAAAAGAGGGCTATGATTTTGACGTGTGTTATACTTCCTATTTGAAAAGAGCAATTCAGACTTTGAACCTGCTGCTTGAGCAGCTTGACCGCGAATGGCTGCCGGTCATAAAATCGTGGAAGCTGAACGAACGGCATTACGGTGCGTTACAGGGGCTGAACAAAGCGGAGACCGCCCAAAAGTACGGGGAGAATCAGGTGAAAATCTGGAGGCGCTCTTTTGACGTAAGGCCGCCGGTGCTCAGCGAGGACGATACGCGTAATCCAAGATTTGACCCGCAGTATAGAAATGAAAACAAACAGGAACTGCCCGTTTGTGAAAGCCTGAAAGATACGATAGAGAGAGTGCTTCCTTATTTTAATCTGATGATTAAACAAGACATGCAGGACGGTAAAAAAGTCCTGATTGCGGCGCATGGCAATTCCATCCGGGCGCTGGTCAAACATTTTGACAACCTTACCGAAGATGAAATCATGGAAGTGAATATTCCGACGGGGGTTCCTCTCGTCTATGAGTTCGATAATGCATTTCACCCTGTAAAAAAATATTACCTTGGCGATCAGGAGCTGTTAAAGGCTAAGATAGAACGTGTGGCGAATCAGGGGAAATCTTCGCCCGGCAAATAA
- a CDS encoding recombinase family protein translates to MYTKIGNPMDYKTAFYIRLSKEDDSDKESESVTNQRSLLSEFAKEQRLDVFDTYIDDGFSGTNFDRPSFQRLLADIKAKKVNMVLTKDMSRLGRDYIETGYYLEKFFPLNGVRYISLLDGVDTGIDSSINDITPFKAIMNDMYAKDISKKITSVKRDKQRKGQFIGGKAAYGYKISAEHKNTIEIDPPAAEIVRRIFSLALEGKSCREIAVTLNNEGVPTPAQYAKLTVARKGPYSGKWSSERVTFMLKNEVYIGNMVQGRIRKINYKIETCMKLPPEEWTVVDGTHEPIVNEETFRKVQMMIGSRTNTRSRTHEFLLKGLIYCHECGYPLGVLQRTLSGDRKVLYFVCRTYQRFTTERVCTCHCTRVDTVTEAVLEQVRAICLQYLDRESCAEQVKATAKKKANRIDPADEIKQVEQQFVKLTTHLDKVYNDKLGGALDEADFQRIYDRIKQDRLALQDKLKTLKVQEKTGSAPDMDAELLMQKFIDSVDTNKELLVSLISRIELSEQKEVIMHFRIKELSHLLEDGIKNA, encoded by the coding sequence ATGTACACAAAAATAGGCAACCCAATGGACTATAAAACCGCATTTTACATTCGACTTTCAAAGGAGGATGATAGTGATAAGGAATCCGAAAGCGTAACCAATCAGCGCAGTTTATTATCTGAATTTGCCAAAGAACAACGGTTGGATGTTTTCGACACCTATATTGACGACGGCTTTTCAGGAACCAATTTTGACCGTCCCAGTTTTCAGCGATTGCTCGCCGATATTAAGGCAAAAAAGGTCAATATGGTGCTCACAAAGGATATGTCACGTTTAGGCAGGGATTACATCGAAACTGGTTACTATCTCGAAAAATTCTTCCCTCTGAATGGAGTTCGCTACATATCCCTGCTGGATGGTGTGGATACGGGAATCGACAGCAGTATCAACGACATCACGCCCTTTAAGGCAATTATGAATGACATGTATGCGAAAGACATCAGCAAGAAAATCACCAGCGTTAAGCGCGATAAACAGCGCAAGGGGCAGTTTATCGGCGGCAAAGCGGCATACGGCTACAAGATATCGGCAGAACACAAGAACACGATAGAAATTGACCCGCCCGCTGCTGAAATCGTCCGTAGGATATTTTCGCTGGCGCTCGAAGGAAAATCCTGCCGTGAGATTGCCGTTACGCTTAACAACGAGGGCGTTCCGACACCGGCACAGTATGCGAAACTGACGGTAGCAAGAAAAGGTCCATATAGTGGAAAATGGAGTTCTGAGCGTGTGACGTTCATGCTGAAAAACGAGGTCTATATTGGCAACATGGTGCAGGGGCGCATCCGCAAAATCAACTACAAAATTGAAACCTGCATGAAGCTTCCGCCGGAGGAATGGACAGTTGTTGACGGAACGCATGAGCCGATTGTGAATGAAGAAACCTTCCGCAAAGTGCAAATGATGATTGGCAGCCGAACCAATACCCGTTCCCGCACCCATGAATTTCTACTCAAGGGCTTAATCTACTGCCATGAATGCGGGTATCCGCTCGGCGTTTTACAACGAACGCTCTCCGGCGACAGAAAGGTTCTTTATTTCGTATGCCGAACCTATCAGCGCTTTACAACGGAACGCGTGTGCACCTGCCACTGTACGCGTGTCGATACTGTTACCGAGGCGGTTCTTGAACAGGTAAGGGCAATCTGCTTGCAATACCTTGACCGGGAATCCTGCGCCGAACAGGTGAAAGCTACGGCAAAGAAAAAAGCAAACAGGATTGACCCGGCGGACGAAATCAAGCAAGTCGAACAACAATTTGTTAAGCTTACCACCCACCTCGATAAAGTCTACAATGACAAACTTGGCGGTGCATTGGACGAAGCTGACTTCCAGCGAATCTATGACAGAATTAAGCAGGATCGCCTTGCATTGCAGGACAAATTAAAAACTTTGAAAGTCCAGGAAAAAACAGGCTCCGCACCCGATATGGACGCGGAACTTCTGATGCAAAAATTTATTGATTCTGTGGACACAAACAAGGAACTGCTGGTAAGTCTCATCTCCCGAATCGAACTCTCAGAGCAGAAAGAGGTCATCATGCATTTCCGAATAAAGGAATTGAGCCATCTCCTAGAGGATGGTATAAAAAATGCCTAA
- the sufC gene encoding Fe-S cluster assembly ATPase SufC, whose protein sequence is MPLLEIKNLHVSVDEKSILNGVDLSVGKGEIHVLMGPNGAGKSTLVNAVMGHPHYRVDEGSIHFEGKDITYEPANERAKAGLFLSFQNPEEVPGVTLENFMRTSRTALTGKGVKLFAYQKELQAKMDELNMDKEYASRYLNVGFSGGEKKKSEILQMLMLNPKLAILDETDSGLDVDAVKIVSQGVENFKSRENSLLVITHNTKILEYLPVDYVHILIDGKIAKTGSRSLIDLINQSGFQQLAAFTAG, encoded by the coding sequence GTGCCACTGTTAGAAATAAAAAATTTACATGTCAGCGTCGATGAAAAATCAATTTTAAATGGAGTGGACCTTTCCGTTGGCAAAGGGGAAATTCATGTGCTGATGGGCCCCAACGGCGCGGGAAAATCCACACTGGTCAATGCGGTTATGGGACATCCTCACTACCGCGTGGACGAAGGCTCCATTCACTTTGAGGGGAAGGATATCACCTATGAACCGGCAAATGAACGCGCAAAAGCCGGGTTGTTTTTATCGTTTCAAAATCCCGAGGAGGTCCCCGGGGTAACGCTTGAAAATTTTATGCGGACTTCCCGAACAGCCCTTACCGGCAAAGGTGTAAAACTTTTCGCCTATCAAAAAGAGCTACAAGCAAAAATGGACGAACTGAATATGGACAAAGAATATGCCTCTCGCTATCTGAACGTAGGCTTCTCCGGCGGCGAAAAGAAAAAGTCCGAAATTCTGCAAATGCTGATGCTGAACCCGAAACTCGCCATTTTGGATGAAACGGATTCCGGGCTGGATGTGGATGCGGTAAAAATTGTTTCACAGGGAGTGGAAAATTTCAAAAGCAGGGAAAATTCTCTCCTTGTAATTACGCATAATACAAAAATCCTCGAATATTTGCCGGTGGATTATGTTCATATCCTGATAGACGGAAAAATTGCAAAAACCGGTTCCCGCTCACTGATAGACCTCATTAATCAGTCCGGTTTTCAGCAGCTCGCCGCATTTACCGCAGGCTGA
- a CDS encoding ribonuclease domain-containing protein gives MSYFVHKTHMWPPPIVLSRVKKDLLEFFRPPTHESFNYKNWIAQLDLKTCFVCRSNHGKIYKNDEMPDDEPPVHNNCRCEMKNIEAAVAGTATQDGMNGADIAVKNTGRLPSNYITKKDAINLGWISWQGNLDKVVPGKSIGGEIYQNRNGHLPQGVGRVWYEADINYDSGLRNTQRLLFSNDGLIFATYDHYMTFIQIQ, from the coding sequence ATGAGCTATTTTGTGCACAAAACCCATATGTGGCCACCGCCGATTGTTTTGTCAAGAGTTAAAAAGGATTTGTTAGAGTTCTTTCGACCACCAACACATGAAAGTTTCAATTATAAAAACTGGATTGCACAGTTGGATTTAAAAACGTGCTTTGTTTGCCGTAGTAATCATGGTAAAATATATAAAAATGACGAAATGCCAGATGATGAGCCTCCAGTTCACAACAATTGCAGATGCGAAATGAAAAATATTGAAGCCGCTGTTGCCGGCACTGCAACACAAGACGGTATGAACGGTGCGGATATTGCGGTAAAAAACACAGGAAGACTCCCGTCAAATTATATTACAAAAAAAGATGCTATTAACTTGGGTTGGATTAGTTGGCAGGGAAATTTGGACAAAGTTGTTCCCGGAAAAAGTATTGGCGGAGAAATTTACCAAAATAGAAATGGTCATCTTCCGCAAGGAGTTGGTCGTGTCTGGTATGAAGCTGATATCAATTATGATAGTGGGCTTCGGAATACTCAACGGTTGCTTTTTTCAAATGATGGCTTAATCTTCGCTACATATGACCACTATATGACTTTTATCCAAATTCAATAA
- a CDS encoding DUF859 family phage minor structural protein, whose translation MSGGDFSFNANIGNFDINSSFNFEIAASDYYTVTAQSALLPTAKPVFSIRDGQIGINKIPEDGALDVSGDIYISGNKAYSDGYHPNADTVGGLHVLKGSASGTTATSTAYGSIYYSADINVSFGTTLPASPNVMVSFNTNGFGYCIVKSISTTGFTVKITNAVTSSGVNWGIQWIECIKYSGRMAFLLQQGRFYIFALSYGQTGSA comes from the coding sequence GTGAGTGGAGGAGATTTTTCGTTCAACGCCAACATCGGAAACTTCGACATCAATTCATCATTCAATTTCGAGATCGCGGCATCCGATTACTATACAGTAACTGCACAATCAGCGCTGCTGCCCACGGCAAAGCCGGTTTTCTCTATCCGTGACGGGCAGATCGGTATCAATAAAATTCCGGAAGATGGAGCACTCGACGTGAGCGGCGACATCTATATCTCCGGCAATAAGGCTTACAGCGACGGCTACCATCCAAACGCTGACACTGTGGGCGGATTGCATGTCCTGAAAGGCTCGGCGAGTGGCACGACCGCCACATCAACGGCTTATGGTTCCATTTACTACTCGGCGGATATTAACGTCAGCTTCGGTACCACATTGCCCGCGTCCCCGAATGTCATGGTATCATTCAACACCAATGGCTTCGGCTACTGCATCGTCAAAAGCATCAGCACAACGGGGTTTACGGTAAAAATCACAAACGCGGTCACTTCGTCGGGGGTGAACTGGGGAATTCAGTGGATTGAGTGTATTAAGTATTCTGGCAGAATGGCGTTTTTGCTTCAGCAAGGGCGCTTTTACATATTTGCGCTATCATACGGACAAACAGGCTCTGCGTAA
- the sufB gene encoding Fe-S cluster assembly protein SufB gives MRDTSVRKTYVEDIDRSIYDFKDKVNASYQVEKGLTSKIVSEISEAKHDPEWMRLFRLKSLQTYNRLAVPSWGPPLDGLDMDQIVTYIRPNTEMRGKWTEVPDDIKNTFERLGIPKAERQSLSGVGAQYDSEVVYHNLREEVSRQGVIYTDMESAIHDPVYGPMVKKHFMKLVPPEDHKFAALHGAVWSGGSFVYVPPGVNVEVPLQSYFRLNAPGAGQFEHTLIIVGAGASLHFIEGCSAPKYNVANLHAGCVELFVGENAHLRYSTVENWSKNMYNLNTKRALVEKDATMEWVSGSFGSHVSYLYPMSILKGENARMEFTGITFAGKGQSLDTGMKVVHAAPFTYSNISTKSISKDGGNCTYRSSVKILPDAHDCKSSVSCESLMLDDRSRSDTIPVMDIQNDNVDIGHEAKIGRISDDAIFYLMSRGLSEADAKAMIVTGFAEPIAKELPMEYAVEMNNLIRLEMEGVIG, from the coding sequence TTGAGAGATACAAGTGTCAGAAAAACTTATGTAGAAGATATTGACCGCAGCATTTATGACTTCAAAGACAAAGTAAACGCCTCTTATCAGGTTGAAAAGGGATTGACCTCCAAAATTGTCAGCGAAATCTCAGAGGCCAAGCACGACCCGGAATGGATGCGGCTTTTCCGACTGAAATCCCTTCAAACATACAACCGTCTCGCTGTTCCCTCGTGGGGTCCTCCCCTCGACGGTCTGGATATGGATCAGATTGTCACCTATATCCGCCCGAATACGGAAATGCGCGGCAAATGGACGGAAGTCCCCGATGATATCAAAAACACCTTTGAGCGTCTTGGCATTCCCAAAGCGGAACGGCAATCCTTATCCGGCGTGGGCGCTCAATATGACTCCGAAGTGGTTTATCATAATCTTCGTGAAGAAGTAAGCCGACAGGGCGTCATTTACACCGATATGGAAAGTGCGATTCACGACCCGGTATACGGGCCGATGGTGAAAAAGCACTTTATGAAACTGGTGCCGCCGGAGGATCACAAATTCGCAGCTCTGCACGGTGCGGTCTGGTCCGGCGGATCATTCGTCTATGTTCCGCCCGGTGTGAACGTGGAAGTTCCCTTACAGTCGTACTTTCGTCTCAATGCACCGGGCGCGGGGCAGTTTGAGCATACCCTGATCATTGTCGGCGCAGGCGCAAGCCTTCACTTTATTGAAGGCTGTTCGGCTCCGAAATACAACGTGGCCAACCTTCATGCCGGCTGCGTGGAACTGTTTGTGGGTGAAAACGCCCATCTGCGCTACTCAACCGTGGAAAACTGGTCGAAAAACATGTACAATCTGAACACCAAGCGCGCACTGGTCGAAAAGGACGCCACCATGGAATGGGTTTCAGGTTCGTTCGGCTCCCATGTGTCCTATTTATACCCGATGAGCATTCTGAAAGGTGAAAACGCCCGCATGGAATTCACAGGCATCACATTCGCGGGAAAGGGACAGTCGCTCGACACGGGTATGAAGGTCGTTCACGCCGCACCTTTCACCTATTCCAATATCAGTACAAAATCCATCTCCAAGGACGGCGGGAACTGCACCTATCGCAGTTCCGTCAAAATACTTCCGGACGCACATGACTGCAAATCATCCGTTTCATGTGAGTCTTTGATGCTGGACGACCGTTCCCGTTCGGACACGATTCCCGTGATGGATATTCAGAATGACAACGTGGATATCGGGCATGAGGCGAAAATCGGGCGTATCAGTGACGATGCGATCTTCTATCTGATGAGCCGCGGGCTGTCGGAAGCGGATGCAAAAGCAATGATTGTCACCGGGTTCGCGGAACCGATTGCGAAAGAGCTTCCAATGGAATACGCCGTGGAGATGAACAATCTGATCAGGCTGGAAATGGAAGGCGTCATCGGCTGA
- a CDS encoding cysteine desulfurase has translation MNPYLNDFPILQERANEKRLVYLDNAATAQKPLSVIKAVEEYYRASNANPYRGLYQLSVKATQEYENARHTVKNFIGAEDDSEIIFTRNATESLNLVAYSYGLPFLQKGDEITLSVMEHHSNLVPWQMVAKAKGVKLNFLYPDAAGHFTDEEIEKKITSNTKLVAVTYVSNVLGTVNPVSKIIDTAHSAGAVVVLDCAQSIPHFPLNVKDLDVDFAAFSGHKMLAPMGIGVLYGKKMLLEKMPPFLTGGEMIEYVYEQDATFAQLPQKFEAGTQNVGGAVGLAEAIRYLQKVGYDTIQKTESELLAYTLQGLTGIPHVTVYGDATGTRNRCGVISFNVDDVHPHDVATILNEDGVAIRAGHHCAQPLMRFLNVNATCRLSLYFYNTKEDIDIFLESLKKVRGWLGYGA, from the coding sequence TTGAATCCTTATCTCAATGATTTTCCGATTTTGCAGGAAAGAGCAAACGAAAAGCGCTTGGTTTATCTTGACAATGCCGCTACCGCCCAAAAGCCTCTTTCCGTCATCAAAGCTGTGGAGGAATACTACCGGGCCTCGAACGCCAACCCGTACCGCGGACTGTATCAGTTAAGCGTGAAAGCGACACAGGAGTATGAAAACGCACGCCATACGGTTAAAAATTTTATTGGAGCTGAAGACGACAGCGAAATCATTTTTACGCGAAACGCCACGGAATCTTTAAATCTTGTCGCTTACAGCTACGGCCTCCCATTTCTGCAAAAAGGGGACGAAATTACGCTCTCCGTCATGGAACACCACAGCAATCTGGTACCGTGGCAGATGGTTGCAAAGGCAAAAGGCGTTAAACTGAATTTTCTGTATCCGGATGCCGCCGGACATTTTACCGATGAAGAAATTGAAAAAAAAATCACATCGAACACAAAGCTTGTCGCCGTGACCTACGTTTCCAACGTTTTGGGCACGGTGAACCCTGTTTCTAAAATCATTGATACGGCGCACAGCGCCGGCGCCGTGGTTGTTTTGGACTGCGCGCAGAGCATTCCCCATTTCCCGTTAAACGTCAAAGATCTTGACGTGGATTTCGCCGCGTTTTCGGGACATAAAATGCTTGCGCCGATGGGTATTGGCGTGTTATACGGCAAGAAAATGCTGTTGGAAAAAATGCCGCCTTTTCTGACCGGCGGTGAAATGATTGAGTATGTATACGAGCAGGACGCAACCTTCGCCCAGCTTCCGCAGAAATTTGAAGCGGGAACTCAGAATGTCGGCGGTGCGGTCGGCCTGGCCGAAGCGATTCGCTATCTGCAGAAAGTCGGTTATGACACGATTCAAAAAACGGAGTCCGAACTGTTGGCATATACGCTTCAGGGCCTTACGGGCATCCCCCATGTTACGGTTTACGGAGACGCAACCGGCACCCGGAACCGCTGCGGTGTTATTTCCTTCAATGTGGACGATGTGCATCCGCACGACGTCGCAACCATCCTGAACGAGGACGGCGTGGCAATTCGCGCTGGCCATCACTGTGCGCAGCCGCTGATGCGGTTTCTGAACGTAAATGCGACATGCAGATTAAGCCTGTATTTTTATAATACCAAAGAAGATATCGATATTTTTCTGGAAAGTCTGAAAAAAGTCAGGGGGTGGCTCGGTTATGGAGCTTAA
- a CDS encoding Lsa family ABC-F type ribosomal protection protein produces MSLINISNLTFCYEGSYDNIFENVSFQIDTDWKLGFTGRNGRGKTTFLNLLMGKYKYSGTISASVSFDYFPFEIADKTQNTLDLINEIYNDVVQWKLNRELSLLEVSRDVLYRPFETLSNGEQTKVLLAALFMKNNHFLLIDEPTNHLDMNARKIVSNYLNTKKGFILISHDRAFLDPCIDHVLSINKTNVEIQKGNFSSWLQNKKMQDQFETAENEKLKNQIGQLAASAKRTAGWSDQVEKAKIGSLNSGLKPDKGYIGHKAAKMMKRAGAIEARRQKAVNEKSKLLKNIETAESLSIKPLEYPKNRLVEFDDLSIFYGERKVFSDLSFSVSQGDRIALCGKNGCGKSSILKLLLGEKIDFSGSLRAGKNLIVSYVPQDTSFLKGNLKDYAADNHIDESLFKAILRKLDFSRVQFEKDIDDFSGGQKKKVLIAKSLCERAHLYIWDEPLNYIDVLSRIQIEELILQYHPTMLFVEHDSSFVDAVATGRVNLH; encoded by the coding sequence ATGTCACTGATCAATATCAGCAATCTGACTTTCTGTTACGAAGGCAGTTATGATAATATTTTTGAAAATGTCTCTTTCCAGATCGATACGGACTGGAAACTTGGGTTCACAGGACGGAACGGCCGCGGCAAGACTACTTTTCTGAACCTGCTCATGGGCAAATACAAGTACTCAGGCACAATTTCGGCATCGGTGTCCTTTGATTATTTTCCTTTTGAAATTGCCGATAAAACACAGAACACGTTAGATTTGATAAACGAAATCTACAATGACGTGGTACAGTGGAAGCTGAACCGTGAATTATCCCTACTTGAGGTTTCGCGGGATGTACTGTACCGGCCATTTGAAACACTGAGCAACGGTGAACAGACTAAGGTTTTATTGGCCGCTTTGTTTATGAAGAACAATCATTTTCTTTTAATCGACGAACCGACAAATCATCTTGACATGAACGCCCGTAAGATTGTCAGCAATTATTTGAATACCAAAAAGGGATTTATTTTGATCTCCCATGACCGCGCTTTTCTGGATCCCTGCATCGATCATGTTTTATCCATTAATAAAACCAATGTTGAAATACAAAAAGGAAATTTTTCATCATGGCTGCAGAATAAGAAAATGCAGGATCAATTTGAAACAGCGGAGAATGAAAAGCTGAAAAATCAAATCGGCCAGCTGGCGGCTTCCGCAAAACGAACCGCAGGCTGGTCGGATCAGGTGGAAAAGGCCAAAATCGGCAGTCTGAATTCTGGACTAAAACCCGACAAGGGCTACATCGGCCATAAAGCGGCCAAGATGATGAAGCGGGCGGGAGCAATTGAGGCTCGCCGGCAGAAAGCTGTTAATGAAAAATCAAAATTGCTGAAGAACATTGAAACGGCGGAGAGCCTTTCAATTAAACCGCTGGAATATCCGAAGAACCGGCTGGTTGAATTCGATGATCTGTCTATTTTCTATGGAGAGAGAAAAGTGTTCAGTGATCTTTCTTTTTCTGTCAGCCAAGGCGACCGAATTGCCTTGTGCGGCAAAAACGGCTGCGGCAAATCCAGCATATTAAAACTGCTGCTCGGCGAAAAAATTGACTTCAGCGGCAGCCTGCGCGCAGGAAAAAATCTCATTGTATCTTATGTTCCTCAGGACACTTCTTTTTTAAAGGGCAATCTAAAGGATTACGCGGCCGACAACCATATTGACGAAAGCCTTTTTAAAGCGATTCTTCGTAAACTCGATTTTTCAAGGGTGCAGTTTGAAAAAGACATAGACGATTTCAGCGGAGGTCAAAAGAAAAAGGTATTGATTGCAAAAAGTCTGTGCGAACGTGCACATTTGTACATTTGGGACGAACCCCTCAATTATATTGATGTTCTGTCCCGCATACAGATAGAAGAACTGATCTTGCAGTATCATCCGACCATGCTGTTTGTTGAGCACGACAGCTCGTTTGTGGATGCCGTAGCAACCGGGCGGGTCAATTTACACTGA